DNA from Actinoplanes sp. SE50/110:
GATCTGCGTCATGGGCAGAACTATACAGATGTTTTATTCAACGGTCTAGTACGCTTGTGTGTGACGGACGTATGAATATCTGTATGCTGACCTCCGTGGGACATCGCGAAGATCTGCTAGAAGGTGCCAAGGCCTGCCTCTACGCGAAGGGTTACCTCCGCACCACCACCCGGGACATCGTCGCCGCCTCAGGGACCAACCTCGGCTCGATCGGCTACCACTTCGGATCCAAGGAGGTGCTGCTCAACCTGGCGCTGATCGAGGCCCTCGGCGAGTGGGGCACCGAACTGGCCGCCGCCCTGGCCGCGCAACCCGACCCGGAGGCCGGCCCGGTCGAGCGGTTCCAGCTCACCTGGACCCGGGTCGTCAGCCTGTTCGGCCGGCACGGCGGCCTGCTGGCGGCGAACTTCGAGGTGTTCGCACACGCGCAGAACAACGCCGACGTCCGCGAAATGCTGCTGTCCGGTCTCAACGAGGGTCGCGAGGGGCTCGGCCGGATGTTCTACCGGGGCGACGACGACGACACCCGCCGCGCCATCGGCACCTTCTGCCACGCGCTGATGACCGGGGTGATGGCACAGTGGCTGATCGACCCGGCCAGCTCGGCGACCGGCGCCGACCTGGCGGTCG
Protein-coding regions in this window:
- a CDS encoding TetR/AcrR family transcriptional regulator, yielding MGHREDLLEGAKACLYAKGYLRTTTRDIVAASGTNLGSIGYHFGSKEVLLNLALIEALGEWGTELAAALAAQPDPEAGPVERFQLTWTRVVSLFGRHGGLLAANFEVFAHAQNNADVREMLLSGLNEGREGLGRMFYRGDDDDTRRAIGTFCHALMTGVMAQWLIDPASSATGADLAVAMRALVAELTGATAGGA